From the genome of Salmonella enterica subsp. houtenae serovar Houten:
TCCTGATGGTGCCGATAGCCCAGGATCAGTTGGGCATGTATTACCAACAGCCAGGACAACCGCTGGCGACCTGGGTTGTACCGCCGGGGCAATATTTCATGATGGGCGATAACCGTGATAACAGCGCGGATAGCCGTTACTGGGGATTTGTTCCGGAAGCGAATCTGGTTGGTAAAGCGGTCGCTATCTGGATGAGTTTTGACAAGCAGGAAGGGGAGTGGCCGACAGGCGTACGCCTGAGCCGTATCGGCGGTATTCACTAACTGTGGCGAAATGATCGTTCACGCTGCCGTCTTTTTAGCGGCAGCGTGAATTATTTCCAGGATAAATTCCCTCAGACTAACGACATCCCCTGTCGTTGTGTATAGAATATTCCCCCGAAGTTTTAGGTTGGCGCCGTTTGGTCGCCACGGCACACGAAACAGCGTTGGTTATAGACAACCTTCTTTCCGCTGCAGCGATGCGGCAGGGCAGATGACGTGTATCAGGTCTGTTTCGTGTGCTGGATTGTTGACGCATTCATTTATTGGTATCGCATGAACCCCATCGTAATTAATCGGCTTCAACGGAAGCTGGGCTACACTTTTAATCATCAGGAGCTGTTGCAGCAGGCATTAACTCACCGCAGCGCCAGCAGTAAGCATAACGAACGCCTGGAGTTTTTAGGTGACTCAATTTTGAGCTTCGTTATCGCTAACGCGCTTTATCACCGTTTCCCACGGGTGGATGAGGGAGATATGAGCCGTATGCGCGCCACGTTGGTGCGTGGTAATACGCTGGCGGAATTAGCCCGTGAATTTGATTTAGGCGAGTGCCTGCGTTTAGGGCCGGGCGAATTAAAAAGCGGCGGATTCCGTCGAGAGTCTATACTGGCGGACACCGTTGAAGCGTTAATCGGTGGAGTATTTCTCGATAGCAATATCCAGACCGTCGAGCAGTTAATCCTTAACTGGTATAAAACCCGTCTGGATGAGATAAGTCCGGGCGATAAACAAAAAGATCCGAAAACGCGCTTGCAGGAGTATTTGCAGGGTCGCCATCTGCCGCTGCCATCTTACCTGGTTGTGCAGGTACGCGGCGAGGCGCACGATCAGGAATTTACTATCCACTGCCAGGTCAGCGGCCTGAGTGAACCGGTGGTTGGCACGGGTTCCAGCCGTCGTAAGGCGGAGCAGGCTGCCGCCGAACAGGCGCTGAAAAAACTGGAGTTGGAATGAGCACCGACAAAACTTACTGCGGATTTATTGCCATCGTCGGGCGTCCGAACGTTGGCAAATCCACCTTGCTGAACAAACTGCTTGGGCAGAAGATTTCGATCACTTCCCGTAAAGCGCAGACCACGCGCCACCGCATTGTCGGTATTCATACCGAAGGCCCGTATCAGGCAATCTATGTTGATACCCCGGGGCTGCATATGGAAGAAAAGCGCGCCATTAACCGTTTGATGAATAAGGCGGCGAGCAGTTCGATTGGCGACGTTGAGCTGGTGATTTTTGTTGTGGAAGGCACTCGGTGGACGCCGGACGACGAAATGGTTCTGAACAAACTGCGCGATGGCAAAGCGCCGGTTATTCTCGCCGTTAACAAGGTGGATAACGTGCAGGAAAAAGCCGATTTGCTGCCGCACCTCCAGTTCCTGGCAAGCCAGATGAACTTTCTTGATATCGTGCCGATCTCTGCTGAAACGGGCATGAATGTCGATACCATTGCCGGTATCGTGCGTAAACATTTACCGGAAGCTATTCACCACTTCCCGGAAGATTACATCACCGATCGCTCTCAGCGCTTTATGGCATCTGAAATCATCCGTGAAAAGCTGATGCGTTTTCTCGGCGCCGAGCTGCCGTACTCCGTTACCGTTGAGATTGAGCGTTTTGTTACCAACGAACGCGGCGGCTATGATATCAACGGGCTGATCCTCGTCGAGCGCGAAGGACAGAAGAAGATGGTGATTGGCAACAAAGGCGCCAAAATCAAAACCATTGGTATTGAAGCGCGTAAAGACATGCAGGAGATGTTCGAAGCGCCGGTACACCTGGAACTGTGGGTGAAAGTAAAATCCGGCTGGGCCGATGACGAACGCGCTCTGCGCAGTCTCGGTTACGTAGACGATCTGTGAGTTAACTCTGCGTGGAAGGGTGGCAGCGCGCATTTGTCCTGCACAGTCGCCCCTGGAGCGAAACCAGCCTGATGCTGGACGTCTTCACGGAAGAATCGGGGCGCGTGCGCCTTGTCGCCAAAGGCGCGCGATCTAAACGTTCCAATCTGAAAGGTGCGTTGCAGCCTTTTACGCCGTTATTGCTACGCTACAGCGGATGCGGCGAGGTGAAAACCCTGCGTAGCGCCGAGGCGGTTTCTCTGGCGCTGCCGTTAAGCGGTATTACGCTCTATAGCGGCCTGTATATCAACGAACTCCTCTCTCGCGTACTGGAATATGAAACGCGCTTCTCCGAACTCTTCTTTGATTATTTGAACTGTATTCAGGCGCTGGCGGGAACCACCGACTCGCCTGAACCGGCGTTGCGACGTTTCGAACTGGCGTTGCTGGGACATCTGGGGTATGGCGTCAATTTCACCCACTGTGCAGGCAGCGGCGAACGGGTAGATGACACCATGACCTACCGTTACCGCGAAGAAAAAGGTTTTATCGCCAGCGTCGTCATCGATAATAACACCTTTACCGGACGGCACTTGAAAGCACTGGAGGCGCGGGAATTTCCGGATATCGATACCCTGCGTGCCGCTAAACGCTTTACCCGTATGGCGTTAAAGCCGTATCTTGGGGGAAAACCGTTAAAAAGCCGGGAGCTGTTCCGGCAATTTATGCCCAAACGCACAGTAAAAACGAAGAAAGATTAACGAGGATTGTCATGGCTGAATTACTGTTAGGCGTCAATATTGACCACATTGCCACGTTACGTAATGCGCGCGGCACCGACTATCCGGACCCGGTACAGGCGGCGTTTATTGCTGAACAGGCAGGCGCGGACGGCATTACCGTACACCTGCGTGAAGATCGTCGCCACATTACCGATCGCGATGTGCGTATTCTGCGTCAGACGCTGCATACGCGCATGAATCTGGAGATGGCGGTGACCGAAGAGATGCTGGCGATCGCCGTAGAAACCAGGCCGCATTTCTGTTGTCTGGTGCCGGAAAAACGCCAGGAAGTTACTACTGAAGGCGGTCTGGACGTGGCCGGACAGCGCGATAAAATGCGCGATGCCTGTGCGCGCCTGGCGGCGGCTGGCATCCAGGTTTCGCTCTTTATCGATGCC
Proteins encoded in this window:
- the era gene encoding GTP-binding protein, with the translated sequence MSTDKTYCGFIAIVGRPNVGKSTLLNKLLGQKISITSRKAQTTRHRIVGIHTEGPYQAIYVDTPGLHMEEKRAINRLMNKAASSSIGDVELVIFVVEGTRWTPDDEMVLNKLRDGKAPVILAVNKVDNVQEKADLLPHLQFLASQMNFLDIVPISAETGMNVDTIAGIVRKHLPEAIHHFPEDYITDRSQRFMASEIIREKLMRFLGAELPYSVTVEIERFVTNERGGYDINGLILVEREGQKKMVIGNKGAKIKTIGIEARKDMQEMFEAPVHLELWVKVKSGWADDERALRSLGYVDDL
- the recO gene encoding DNA recombination and repair protein RecO; translated protein: MEGWQRAFVLHSRPWSETSLMLDVFTEESGRVRLVAKGARSKRSNLKGALQPFTPLLLRYSGCGEVKTLRSAEAVSLALPLSGITLYSGLYINELLSRVLEYETRFSELFFDYLNCIQALAGTTDSPEPALRRFELALLGHLGYGVNFTHCAGSGERVDDTMTYRYREEKGFIASVVIDNNTFTGRHLKALEAREFPDIDTLRAAKRFTRMALKPYLGGKPLKSRELFRQFMPKRTVKTKKD
- the pdxJ gene encoding pyridoxal phosphate biosynthetic protein, whose product is MAELLLGVNIDHIATLRNARGTDYPDPVQAAFIAEQAGADGITVHLREDRRHITDRDVRILRQTLHTRMNLEMAVTEEMLAIAVETRPHFCCLVPEKRQEVTTEGGLDVAGQRDKMRDACARLAAAGIQVSLFIDADEMQINAAAEVGAPFIEIHTGCYANAETDAKQAKELARIASAATLAARLGLKVNAGHGLTYHNVKAIAALPEMHELNIGHAIIGRAVMTGLKEAVSEMKRLMLEARG